Proteins from one Primulina huaijiensis isolate GDHJ02 chromosome 18, ASM1229523v2, whole genome shotgun sequence genomic window:
- the LOC140963831 gene encoding short-chain dehydrogenase ptmH yields MGFGEKQVAIITGCSSGGIGHALALEFAARDCQVVATARSLASMSDLQSDPRFFLQELDVTSDESVRRALSVVIEKFGRVDIVVNNAGMLCVGPLAEVPLSSMEQTFNTNVYGSLRLIQAVVPHMASRKKGKIVNFGSVTVLAPPPWGGVYTSSKAAIHALSDSLRLELRAFGIDVITVVPGAVKSNIGKSAVAIYDRMPEWKLYKRFEEAIRARAIFSQSSKSTPAEEFAKKTVDAVLKKNPPAWLSLGHQSTIMAVMYYVPLFIRDFILGKKFDC; encoded by the exons ATGGGTTTCGGTGAGAAGCAAGTGGCGATCATCACGGGTTGTTCGTCTGGGGGCATTGGTCACGCGCTGGCCCTCGAGTTCGCCGCCCGGGACTGCCAGGTCGTAGCCACTGCTCGATCACTCGCCTCCATGTCTGATCTGCAAAGCGATCCCAGATTCTTTCTCCAAGAGCTAGACGTCACGTCCGATGAAAGTGTGCGCCGTGCGCTCTCCGTGGTCATTGAGAAGTTTGGGCGTGTTGATATCGTTGTGAACAATGCTGGGATGCTGTGTGTCGGGCCACTCGCTGAGGTCCCTTTATCCTCGATGGAGCAAACCTTCAATACAAATGTTTATG GTTCGTTGAGGTTGATTCAAGCTGTAGTTCCTCACATGGCATCTAggaagaagggtaaaattgtAAACTTTGGAAGTGTCACTGTTTTGGCTCCGCCGCCATGGGGAGGTGTATACACTTCATCAAAAGCTGCCATACATGCACTTTCCGACTCTTTGAG ATTGGAACTCCGAGCCTTTGGCATTGATGTGATTACTGTTGTACCTGGAGCTGTGAAATCGAATATAGGAAAGTCAGCTGTAGCAATCTATGATCGAATGCCAGAATGGAAGCTATACAAGCGGTTTGAAGAAGCAATTCGAGCAAGAGCCATCTTTTCACAAAGTTCAAAGTCAACCCCAGCGGAAGAATTTGCCAAGAAAACAGTTGATGCAGTGCTGAAGAAGAATCCACCAGCTTGGCTCTCATTGGGCCATCAATCCACAATAATGGCAGTAATGTATTATGTTCCactttttattagagatttcaTCCTTGGAAAGAAATTTGACTGTTGA
- the LOC140964479 gene encoding glucan endo-1,3-beta-glucosidase 6-like isoform X1 — protein sequence MFPSFDFYSLPFFIFFLLIGAQLNGFSPILGESVVENAVNHHASFNPNKINDFGLKADAGNGESFSSFKMTTERQNVAVGGIGANWGSQTSHNLPPDIVVRMLRENGIQKVKLFDADYDTLRALGKSGIEVMVGIPNDMLSSFASSAKAVEKWVSENVSHHITTNNVIIRYVAVGNEPFLATYNGSFLRTTFPALRNVQEALNKARLSNQVKVTVPLNADVYATSTTYPSGGDFRSDIHDFMIQIVQFLSDNGAPFTVNIYPFISLYTDSNFPVEYAFFDGNATPLNDGGMSYYNMFDANHDTLVWALQKNGFGNLPIIVGEIGWPTDGDRNANLQYAQRFNQGFMTHISGGKGTPMRPSPINAYLFSLIDEDEKSIDPGNFERHWGVFGYDGQPKYSLNLGTTNSGLIPARNVTYLENKWCILKSNAKLEDPQIAPSVSFACSLADCTSLGYQTSCGNLDSAGNISYAFNSYYQKNNQLDEACKFSGLGTVTKVNPSTGSCQFKVMIQPYFGGAQQISGYIRMSTLALVLGLTTFLLCDL from the exons ATGTTTCCTTCCTTTGATTTTTACTCTCTGCCCTTCTTCATATTCTTTCTG CTGATAGGGGCTCAGTTGAATGGATTCAGTCCAATCTTGGGCGAGTCCGTTGTTGAAAATG CTGTTAATCATCACGCATCATTTAACCCAAACAAAATTAATGATTTTGGTCTCAAGGCAG ATGCTGGGAACGGAGAATCATTTAGCTCATTCAAAATGACCACTGAAAGGCAAAATGTGGCAG TGGGTGGGATTGGTGCCAACTGGGGCTCACAGACGTCTCATAATTTGCCACCTGATATAGTGGTGAGGATGCTACGAGAGAACGGTATTCAAAAAGTAAAGCTTTTTGATGCTGATTACGATACTTTACGAGCATTGGGCAAGTCTGGGATCGAAGTTATGGTTGGAATACCAAATGACATGCTTTCATCTTTTGCTTCGAGCGCGAAGGCTGTTGAAAAATGGGTATCTGAGAATGTTTCCCATCATATTACCACAAACAATGTCATCATCAG ATACGTTGCTGTTGGGAATGAGCCTTTCTTGGCGACATATAATGGAAGCTTTCTTAGAACGACTTTCCCAGCTCTCAGAAATGTTCAAGAAGCCCTGAATAAAGCACGGCTTAGCAACCAAGTAAAGGTCACTGTTCCCCTCAATGCCGATGTCTATGCAACCTCAACCACCTACCCTTCAGGAGGGGATTTTCGGTCCGATATCCACGATTTCATGATCCAAATTGTGCAGTTTTTGAGTGATAATGGAGCACCATTTACAGTCAACATCTACCCATTCATTAGCCTTTACACAGACTCAAACTTCCCAGTTGAGTACGCCTTTTTTGATGGAAACGCTACCCCCTTGAATGATGGTGGTATGTCTTATTACAACATGTTTGATGCAAACCATGATACCCTTGTCTGGGCATTACAGAAGAATGGTTTTGGGAATTTGCCCATAATTGTGGGTGAAATCGGTTGGCCTACAGATGGTGATCGAAATGCTAACCTACAGTATGCCCAACGATTCAACCAAGGCTTCATGACTCATATATCAGGTGGAAAAGGAACCCCGATGAGACCTAGTCCAATTAATGCATACCTATTCAGTTTGATCGATGAGGATGAAAAAAGCATAGACCCTGGAAATTTTGAGCGTCATTGGGGTGTTTTTGGGTATGATGGCCAACCGAAGTACTCTCTCAACCTTGGCACCACAAATTCAGGCTTGATCCCAGCCAGAAATGTCACTTATTTGGAGAATAAATGGTGCATATTGAAGTCAAATGCAAAACTTGAAGATCCCCAGATCGCTCCTAGTGTGAGCTTCGCATGCTCGCTTGCGGACTGCACGAGCCTCGGTTATCAAACTTCTTGCGGAAATTTGGATTCTGCGGGTAATATTTCATATGCCTTCAACAGTTACTACCAGAAGAACAATCAGCTTGATGAGGCCTGCAAGTTCTCCGGTCTTGGGACAGTTACCAAAGTCAATCCGTCTACCGGGAGTTGCCAGTTTAAGGTTATGATCCAACCATATTTCGGTGGCGCTCAACAAATATCAGGCTATATTCGGATGTCGACATTAGCTCTGGTTCTTGGTTTAACCACCTTTTTGTTGTGTGATTTGTGA
- the LOC140964479 gene encoding glucan endo-1,3-beta-glucosidase 6-like isoform X2 produces MFPSFDFYSLPFFIFFLLIGAQLNGFSPILGESVVENDAGNGESFSSFKMTTERQNVAVGGIGANWGSQTSHNLPPDIVVRMLRENGIQKVKLFDADYDTLRALGKSGIEVMVGIPNDMLSSFASSAKAVEKWVSENVSHHITTNNVIIRYVAVGNEPFLATYNGSFLRTTFPALRNVQEALNKARLSNQVKVTVPLNADVYATSTTYPSGGDFRSDIHDFMIQIVQFLSDNGAPFTVNIYPFISLYTDSNFPVEYAFFDGNATPLNDGGMSYYNMFDANHDTLVWALQKNGFGNLPIIVGEIGWPTDGDRNANLQYAQRFNQGFMTHISGGKGTPMRPSPINAYLFSLIDEDEKSIDPGNFERHWGVFGYDGQPKYSLNLGTTNSGLIPARNVTYLENKWCILKSNAKLEDPQIAPSVSFACSLADCTSLGYQTSCGNLDSAGNISYAFNSYYQKNNQLDEACKFSGLGTVTKVNPSTGSCQFKVMIQPYFGGAQQISGYIRMSTLALVLGLTTFLLCDL; encoded by the exons ATGTTTCCTTCCTTTGATTTTTACTCTCTGCCCTTCTTCATATTCTTTCTG CTGATAGGGGCTCAGTTGAATGGATTCAGTCCAATCTTGGGCGAGTCCGTTGTTGAAAATG ATGCTGGGAACGGAGAATCATTTAGCTCATTCAAAATGACCACTGAAAGGCAAAATGTGGCAG TGGGTGGGATTGGTGCCAACTGGGGCTCACAGACGTCTCATAATTTGCCACCTGATATAGTGGTGAGGATGCTACGAGAGAACGGTATTCAAAAAGTAAAGCTTTTTGATGCTGATTACGATACTTTACGAGCATTGGGCAAGTCTGGGATCGAAGTTATGGTTGGAATACCAAATGACATGCTTTCATCTTTTGCTTCGAGCGCGAAGGCTGTTGAAAAATGGGTATCTGAGAATGTTTCCCATCATATTACCACAAACAATGTCATCATCAG ATACGTTGCTGTTGGGAATGAGCCTTTCTTGGCGACATATAATGGAAGCTTTCTTAGAACGACTTTCCCAGCTCTCAGAAATGTTCAAGAAGCCCTGAATAAAGCACGGCTTAGCAACCAAGTAAAGGTCACTGTTCCCCTCAATGCCGATGTCTATGCAACCTCAACCACCTACCCTTCAGGAGGGGATTTTCGGTCCGATATCCACGATTTCATGATCCAAATTGTGCAGTTTTTGAGTGATAATGGAGCACCATTTACAGTCAACATCTACCCATTCATTAGCCTTTACACAGACTCAAACTTCCCAGTTGAGTACGCCTTTTTTGATGGAAACGCTACCCCCTTGAATGATGGTGGTATGTCTTATTACAACATGTTTGATGCAAACCATGATACCCTTGTCTGGGCATTACAGAAGAATGGTTTTGGGAATTTGCCCATAATTGTGGGTGAAATCGGTTGGCCTACAGATGGTGATCGAAATGCTAACCTACAGTATGCCCAACGATTCAACCAAGGCTTCATGACTCATATATCAGGTGGAAAAGGAACCCCGATGAGACCTAGTCCAATTAATGCATACCTATTCAGTTTGATCGATGAGGATGAAAAAAGCATAGACCCTGGAAATTTTGAGCGTCATTGGGGTGTTTTTGGGTATGATGGCCAACCGAAGTACTCTCTCAACCTTGGCACCACAAATTCAGGCTTGATCCCAGCCAGAAATGTCACTTATTTGGAGAATAAATGGTGCATATTGAAGTCAAATGCAAAACTTGAAGATCCCCAGATCGCTCCTAGTGTGAGCTTCGCATGCTCGCTTGCGGACTGCACGAGCCTCGGTTATCAAACTTCTTGCGGAAATTTGGATTCTGCGGGTAATATTTCATATGCCTTCAACAGTTACTACCAGAAGAACAATCAGCTTGATGAGGCCTGCAAGTTCTCCGGTCTTGGGACAGTTACCAAAGTCAATCCGTCTACCGGGAGTTGCCAGTTTAAGGTTATGATCCAACCATATTTCGGTGGCGCTCAACAAATATCAGGCTATATTCGGATGTCGACATTAGCTCTGGTTCTTGGTTTAACCACCTTTTTGTTGTGTGATTTGTGA